In Gemmatimonadaceae bacterium, the DNA window CAAGGTGCTTTGCTTCGACCGTCTCGAGCGTGGTGAGAATACGCTTATGCCCGAGCAGACGGAGCTCGCGCCGCTCGTTCGGGAAGTGCTCGAGGCGTTCGCGCCGCTCGCGAACGCGCGGCACGTGCAAGTGAGCGTGCGGCTCGACGACGACGTCGTCGCGGAGGTGGATCGCGGCGCGATGCGTCAGGTCCTCATCAATCTGCTCGACAACGCTGTGAAGTACGGGCCGTCCGGTCAGACCATTTCCGTGGGACTCGAGCGTGTCGGCGACGGTCGCTCGGCGCGGATGTGGGTCGAGGATGAGGGACCGGGAATTCCCCCGTCCGAACGCGAGCGGATCTGGGAGCCATTCCACCGTCTCGACCGAGATGCCAATTCCGCCATCGCGGGCAGCGGAATTGGCTTAGCGCTCGTGCTCAACTTGACCGCCGCGCACGGCGGCCGTGTTTTCGTCGACGAAGGCGCTACCGCCGGTTCGCGCTTCACCATCGAGATCCCCTGCGCAGCGCAGCCGTACTCGCGCACGCCGGCGGCCGCCACCGTCTCGAGCGCCTCCGCCTCATACAGCGGCGTCGCAGAGCATCTCGTCACCAGACAATGAGCATTTTCGTACGAGGTGCAGACGTCCGGCGCGAGCGCATTTTATCTCGCGACGATTCCTCCTTCGCCCCGCAGATGGCCGACGCGCGACCGAATGCTCAGTTTGGTTCGACGGTGCTGGTCGTCGAGGACAATCCGGACCTCGCCTACGGCCTCCGCAACAGTCTCGAGATCGCCGGCTACACCGTCGCTGTTGCCGAGGATGGATTCTCGGGCGTCGAGCAGGCGCGAGAGCTCGATCCAGATCTCATCGTGCTCGATCTGATGCTCCCCGGGATGGATGGCTACCGCGTCCTGCGGACGCTTCGCGATGAGGGACGCGCCGTGCCGGTTCTCATTCTCACGGCGCGCGGCGAGGAGGCGGACAAGGTTCTGGGCTTTCGCCTCGGCGCGGACGATTATGTCACGAAACCCTTCGGCGTGCTCGAGCTGCTCGCACGCATCGAGGCGTTGATCCGGCGGACACGACATTGGCGAGGTGTGGCGACCGCGCCGGCGACGCCGGTCATCGAGCGCTTCGGCGACGTCGAGGTCGACGTCAGTGCTCGGACGGTGCGACGTCTCGGTGAGCGTGTCGAGCTTACCCCGAAGGAGTTCGATCTGTTGATCGCTCTTCTCCGCCGTCAGGGTCGGGTTACGAGCCGGAACGAGCTGCTGCGGGCCGTTTGGGGCTACAGCGCGTCGGTCGTGAGTCGAACTGTCGACACGCACGTCGCCGAGCTGCGACGCAAACTGGAGCCCGACGCGGCAGAGCCGAGGCACATCCTCACCGTGTGGAAAGTCGGGTACAAGTTCCAGCCGTAAAGAAAGCTGAGCGCTTCGCGTCACAGCGAACTAGCGCTCTTCGCGCGTGTAATAAGGGATCGTTGCGGTAGTTGTGTCATTCCAGGTAGCGCCGCGATGAAGAGATCTCTCCGATCGCTGGCCGGAGTGACGGCACTGACCCTTAAGCACGTAGCGGAGAAATTCCTTTGCTCGTTTCCAGAATTCCATCACGCCAGACAGTAGCGGTGATTCTGTGTGTGGTCGGCGGAATTACGGCCTGCTCGGATCAGAAGCGCAACGCATCGGCAGACTCGGACCTTTCGCGCGATCTCCAGCTCGCAGGGCAAGTAGCCGCGCAGCCTCAGCCGACTTTTCAGGACACGGCGCTGAGTCCGCGGACCGCGCCCATCCGGGCGTCTGCACCGGCAAAGACGCCCACGCCGACGCGCACGGCTCGCAGAGAACGGATGTCGCCGGCTCAGACGCCGTTGGACGCGACACCGCATGCTCAGGTTGCGGCACCACTTCCGGCCCCTGGCCCAGCGCCGGCGGCCACGCCAACGCGTCAGATCGGCTCGGGCACGGGCATCGACATGACATCCGGCGGCCGAGTTTGCACCGAGACCAACCGGCCGGGCGATAAGATCGTTGCTACGGTCGACTCGCCAGTGAACGGCACAAACGGCGCTGTCATTCCGGCGGGCTCGAAGGTCGTGTTAGAGGTCGCTTCGGTAACGCCAGGCGATCAGGCCCAGATTCTCTTCCGAGTGCGTTCGGTATACGTCAACGACTCGTCGTACAGCATTGCCGGCGACGTTTCGCCGAGCACGCCTTTGGAGCGCGTGAAAGTCCCGAATCCGGACGCCAATGCGGATAAGAAGAAGGTCATTGGCGGCGCGATTGCGGGCGCGATTCTCGGTCAGATAATCGGCCACAATACCAAGGGCACTGTGATCGGCGCCGCGACAGGAGCGGCGGCCGGCGCCGTCGCCGCGAAGGCGACGGAAAAATACGAGTCCTGTCTGCCAGCCGGTGCATCGTTGCACATGACTTTGGCGCAGGCAGTGGTGATGTAGTTGGTGGCTGGTGGTTGGTCGTGGGCGGTTGGTGGCTGGTGGTTGGTCGTGGGAGGTTGGTCCCTGGGTGGTTGCTGGCCGTTAGTTCCTAACCACCAACGACCAAGCAC includes these proteins:
- a CDS encoding response regulator transcription factor, whose amino-acid sequence is MSIFVRGADVRRERILSRDDSSFAPQMADARPNAQFGSTVLVVEDNPDLAYGLRNSLEIAGYTVAVAEDGFSGVEQARELDPDLIVLDLMLPGMDGYRVLRTLRDEGRAVPVLILTARGEEADKVLGFRLGADDYVTKPFGVLELLARIEALIRRTRHWRGVATAPATPVIERFGDVEVDVSARTVRRLGERVELTPKEFDLLIALLRRQGRVTSRNELLRAVWGYSASVVSRTVDTHVAELRRKLEPDAAEPRHILTVWKVGYKFQP
- a CDS encoding glycine zipper domain-containing protein; this translates as MLVSRIPSRQTVAVILCVVGGITACSDQKRNASADSDLSRDLQLAGQVAAQPQPTFQDTALSPRTAPIRASAPAKTPTPTRTARRERMSPAQTPLDATPHAQVAAPLPAPGPAPAATPTRQIGSGTGIDMTSGGRVCTETNRPGDKIVATVDSPVNGTNGAVIPAGSKVVLEVASVTPGDQAQILFRVRSVYVNDSSYSIAGDVSPSTPLERVKVPNPDANADKKKVIGGAIAGAILGQIIGHNTKGTVIGAATGAAAGAVAAKATEKYESCLPAGASLHMTLAQAVVM